GGGAACAACTTCAAGCAATACCACTAAAAGATTTCTTGCTAGAGTAAGCTATGCTTCCCATAGGCAGATTTGCCAGGAAAACTGTATTTACATattgtgtgtgtacatatatgtatagaaatatatatttctctCAATCCTAACCCCCAAAATAACCCTTATCTCAGCCTGAGCTGTTGACAAGGCCCCCCAGCCATTGCCTGGATGAAAAGTTTCTCACAACCGAGTATTCCTTGCAGCTCACAGTTTCCTCTGGGAGCCCCTTTCCAGCCCCACTCTAACTGCAGCTCCAGGATGTTTCTGTCTTAACTGAGCCCATAACCATAATCTTGGTCTGAGCCATCAGCAAGTCCACTAGCCACTGTCCAGGTGAACAACTTCTCCCAGCTATCCGAGTTCCCTTTCCAGCCCACAGTTTCCATCAGCAGCCCCCTTCCAGCCCACCTCCAAGTCCAGCtctaggatttctttttctttccatcttaaaACCTAacctaaaaaaccccagttaTCTTGGTCTTTGTCTTCCATACGGCTCCCAGCAATTACCGTATTAGTAAGTTTCTCACAGCCCAGTTTCTAGGAAATTCCCCTACTGCTTCATATGAAGTCCCCCTCCTTTTCTAGGAAGATGTGTATATAAAGTATTGGCAAACCCTTTTAAGTTTAAAGTCTTGTTCGCTCTCTGCCCATCTTCTATCTGTTCTGCAAAAGTAAgattttcatttacagaaaaatcCAGAAGTGAGGGGTTTACAGAATTGCTTGTGATTGGGAATGGGTTATGAATATGCTAGGTTTTCAAACTGATTTGACAGGCTTTTGATATGGAACTTTGTCCTTGTAAGATGGAGTGAGATCTGGGTGACTGACAGTGAGCAGAAGGCTGCTCCCCAAGCTGAgccttttcttttgttccctTACTTCAACATGCAGTTTTGTAAGACTTCATCCATTTTCTCAAATGCCAATACACTGGATCTGTGTAAATACAGATCAATATTTTAGATTTCTTTCCAATCCTGAATAGATTTCCTACCAATCCTACcaattctttttggtttgttggtttgtttgtattttttttttttgccagccaGTGCAGGAATAGTACATTTCATGCAGAATTTCTGTGTTTTGTCACAGCTGAATTTGAGGACCTTCAGTGCAGCTTTGAGCACTGCCTACAGCATCAATTTGTTCTCCTGTCATTGCCTTCAACTCTCAACTCCTTGTGACTACACTTCCGATTAATTTTATTGTATAATTTGTTTCTCTATATGAGTCTGTTCAGTTAGGATGATCTACCACTTGCTTAGTAATCAGAACAAAGAGTTTCTTTTACACGCTTTCTGCTGATTTCCTATATTGCTATTAtagcttttggttttcttttgccaGAATGAGTGGGGCTGCATTCCCATCTCCAGCTGCTGAGATGGCAGAAATTAATCGCCTTCAGTATGAAATGGAATACACCGAAGGAATTAGTCAGCGCATGAGGGTCCCAGAAAAACTCAAAGTAGCTCCTCAAAATGCTGACCTTGAGAAGGGCATCCAAGAAGGATTTCCAAATGCCAGTGTAACTATGCAGGTTCCAGAGCGGATTGTAGTGGCAGGTATGTCTGCAtctcaataaaagaaaaataggcaaaaatttaaataaattccCCAAATTTCTGGATGGACAACAATATATactgatatatttttaaaagaaaaacctgtaaaaTGCTTTCTGGTTTTCAAACAGTTACTGCTCATCAACTTTGACTTAGGAAGTTTCATAAACTCTGAAAATGTTTCATGAATAGTTTTGGTATAGCTTGTAATGGAGACAATTAAGGAATGAATTATGAACAGAAAGTTTAATTGCTGACTTTTCATCTTACTAAACCATTTCTGGAGCAAAAATATATAATGTTTATTGATATAcacctgatttttctttattaactATAAGCTAAAGTAACTACGATAAGTTTGGGGGCTGTACTATATATTAGTCATGCAAAATGTGTTTGATTATAATCAGAATGCTAATTACGTTAAGGATCTGTCTATTATTGGGTGGACTCTATCAATACTACTTTAGCATTTATTGTCATGGGCTTTACAGTGACAGACCTGGAACTGCTGAAGGCCTTACAATTTGCAaaccatcccactgggcaggggggggagtgagtgagcggctgtgtggtgcttagttgctggctggggttaaaccacgacagtgtgaCATGCATATATTTTATGCTTTGAGAGAGAGACATCTTCACATCCCCAGTCACTGTATTTCTAAACAAATACACCTTTATAGGACTATGTCTTGAGATTAAAAGTGCCCTCACTTGCAATAACAGTTGATATTGCTCAGGATTACTCAGGATCATTGTTCTCGGAGAAACTGCTCAAATAAGTGTCAATTAATGGGGTCTTTATGAGAGCTTTGACCATAGTTTTTAACGTACAAGCCCTGTTAAAGAAAGGTACACTTAATTATTTGGCATAGTCAGGGGAAGTAACTGATGTGATGTCTTCGTGAACTTTAACATTAGCCCTCAGGCCTCAGAACAGCTTGCTTTCTATTGACAACGGATGTTCTTGCAGGTAATAGTGAAGACATTCCATTTTCCAGACCACCAGACCTTGACCTTCTTCAGTCTACTCCATTCAAACCACTGGCATTGAAAACTCCTCCCCGTGTTATTTCTCTTAGTGATCGACCGCTAGATTTTTTGGACCTAGAAAAACCTCCACAGCAGACACCTCAAAATGAAGAGGCTAgtacttattttgctttttccgTAGTTGAGAAGCATTCTATTAAAGAAAGTGAAATGACCGTTGATTTCTCTACTGTGGTGCAGATCTACTTTGTGCTAACATAagttgggaaaaaagaaaaatatttttattagcacTGTAGTGGTTCTAAGTATGACTTTGAAGTTCCATATTTAACTGGCAGGTGGCTAGAGGTTGCCATGTTCAGTAAGTTTACACAgtacttacaaaaaaaaagccataattagaactaaaaatacttttaacaaaaaaatccttttgattgaagggaaagctgcaagatttttttaatttgcaggttatcagaaaacaaactaaaattcTTTTAACATGTGTAGTTAACCTTTGGAATTCAAGGCCAGATGATATACCATCACATAGAATGAGTGAGttttaacaaaactgaaaaccgACTTCAAAGAATGGTGTAACATTGGCATCCGGGTGGATGATGGTAATTGAcatcttaaaaactgaaaaatatttatgaagctgCATATTCTATTGACTcataaaatacagtagaaatatAATTATCTCTGGTGATAGGAAGTAATATTAAACATAATATTGCTTTCTTACGTATTCAAAATTCTGTTTGTTCATACTATTGGCATCAGATCATGTGGATAGATAACAGGATTGCAATAAGTTTGGACCTTGGTTTTACACGTACCAGCATCAGATTCTGTCATCAGTTGTTTTCTTCCTAATCACTGCAAAGCCCGTGAAAACATGCCTTTGTATCTGAGGGCAGGTCTAACTTACAATCTTCAATGCAAATTATTAAGTGTCTCCTGGAATTCCCTGTCTTTtatctccctctttctccccttttaCGCAGGTTCGATCAGTGGGAAGACTGAAGAGAGAACGTTCCATGAGTGAAAACGCCACTCGACAGAATGGCCAGCTGGCGCGAAATGATTCCATGTGAGTAGAGTAACAGGGTGCAGGGACACAGCCACAGCTTTGTTACGTATTTCCTTTGTTCCTTATctccttgttatttgttttttccaACTAATATTTCATATGTTATGGCAAGTACATAATTTTAAGTATTATAAGGccagcatttttcttcatttttatgctttttgtgTAGTGAGGTGACTCATTTGTGAAGTATTTTCTTGCAGTGGATGGGTGGGAGTGTTTGTGGGCTCAAGTTGGTTTCACCAGTTATCATGAATCGTTACTTCAGGAGATTTTTTCGGTTTCTGAGCTGGTATaattcccaccccccaccccccccccccgaattttCAGGAAATTGAGTTCTTTGTACATCAAAATGTTCCCAGTTCTCTCACTGTTGATATTATAATGGGTTTCATTCATAGAAGAAGGAATACGTGTATTTCCTCATGAATATTAGAATAAGTCATTTTTCCTTGGTGTCAATGTACTTAATGTATTGGAATCTGTGAGTATATACCTTAATCTTTTGAGACCAAAATGGCAAGTAGCATTTAGAATTGGAAACTTCATCTATTGTTACCATCTGAGGTAGCAATTCTTATG
The Harpia harpyja isolate bHarHar1 chromosome 12, bHarHar1 primary haplotype, whole genome shotgun sequence genome window above contains:
- the MFF gene encoding mitochondrial fission factor isoform X10, giving the protein MSGAAFPSPAAEMAEINRLQYEMEYTEGISQRMRVPEKLKVAPQNADLEKGIQEGFPNASVTMQVPERIVVAGNSEDIPFSRPPDLDLLQSTPFKPLALKTPPRVISLSDRPLDFLDLEKPPQQTPQNEEVRSVGRLKRERSMSENATRQNGQLARNDSMPVLRGGSAATTSSNPHHDNTRYGLSNLDTTLEGTPDDMTVVDAASLRRQIIKLNRRLQLLEEENKERAKREMIMYSITVAFWLLNSWLWFRR
- the MFF gene encoding mitochondrial fission factor isoform X5: MSGAAFPSPAAEMAEINRLQYEMEYTEGISQRMRVPEKLKVAPQNADLEKGIQEGFPNASVTMQVPERIVVAGNSEDIPFSRPPDLDLLQSTPFKPLALKTPPRVISLSDRPLDFLDLEKPPQQTPQNEEVRSVGRLKRERSMSENATRQNGQLARNDSIVTPSLQQARVCPPNMLPEDGTNLYSARGILSFIQSSTRRAYQQVLDVLDENRRPVLRGGSAATTSSNPHHDNTRYGLSNLDTTLEGTPDDMTVVDAASLRRQIIKLNRRLQLLEEENKERAKREMIMYSITVAFWLLNSWLWFRR
- the MFF gene encoding mitochondrial fission factor isoform X4; the encoded protein is MSGAAFPSPAAEMAEINRLQYEMEYTEGISQRMRVPEKLKVAPQNADLEKGIQEGFPNASVTMQVPERIVVAGNSEDIPFSRPPDLDLLQSTPFKPLALKTPPRVISLSDRPLDFLDLEKPPQQTPQNEEVRSVGRLKRERSMSENATRQNGQLARNDSMWHRSDTVPRNKMPRFQSPLSTKDCTVTPSLQQARVCPPNMLPEDGTNLYSARGILSFIQSSTRRAYQQVLDVLDENRRYGLSNLDTTLEGTPDDMTVVDAASLRRQIIKLNRRLQLLEEENKERAKREMIMYSITVAFWLLNSWLWFRR
- the MFF gene encoding mitochondrial fission factor isoform X8; this encodes MSGAAFPSPAAEMAEINRLQYEMEYTEGISQRMRVPEKLKVAPQNADLEKGIQEGFPNASVTMQVPERIVVAGNSEDIPFSRPPDLDLLQSTPFKPLALKTPPRVISLSDRPLDFLDLEKPPQQTPQNEEVRSVGRLKRERSMSENATRQNGQLARNDSMWHRSDTVPRNKMPRFQSPLSTKDCTVTPSLQQARVCPPNMLPEDGTNLYSARGILSFIQSSTRRAYQQVLDVLDENRSLDKDNRNTFFDNFLQDLMHLGKNIILLYVLGMGVSVL
- the MFF gene encoding mitochondrial fission factor isoform X3, whose translation is MSGAAFPSPAAEMAEINRLQYEMEYTEGISQRMRVPEKLKVAPQNADLEKGIQEGFPNASVTMQVPERIVVAGNSEDIPFSRPPDLDLLQSTPFKPLALKTPPRVISLSDRPLDFLDLEKPPQQTPQNEEVRSVGRLKRERSMSENATRQNGQLARNDSIVTPSLQQARVCPPNMLPEDGTNLYSARGILSFIQSSTRRAYQQVLDVLDENRSLDKDNRPVLRGGSAATTSSNPHHDNTRYGLSNLDTTLEGTPDDMTVVDAASLRRQIIKLNRRLQLLEEENKERAKREMIMYSITVAFWLLNSWLWFRR
- the MFF gene encoding mitochondrial fission factor isoform X6; this translates as MSGAAFPSPAAEMAEINRLQYEMEYTEGISQRMRVPEKLKVAPQNADLEKGIQEGFPNASVTMQVPERIVVAGNSEDIPFSRPPDLDLLQSTPFKPLALKTPPRVISLSDRPLDFLDLEKPPQQTPQNEEVRSVGRLKRERSMSENATRQNGQLARNDSIVTPSLQQARVCPPNMLPEDGTNLYSARGILSFIQSSTRRAYQQVLDVLDENRRYGLSNLDTTLEGTPDDMTVVDAASLRRQIIKLNRRLQLLEEENKERAKREMIMYSITVAFWLLNSWLWFRR
- the MFF gene encoding mitochondrial fission factor isoform X7, with protein sequence MSGAAFPSPAAEMAEINRLQYEMEYTEGISQRMRVPEKLKVAPQNADLEKGIQEGFPNASVTMQVPERIVVAGNSEDIPFSRPPDLDLLQSTPFKPLALKTPPRVISLSDRPLDFLDLEKPPQQTPQNEEVRSVGRLKRERSMSENATRQNGQLARNDSMWHRSDTVPRNKMPRFQSPLSTKDCTPVLRGGSAATTSSNPHHDNTRYGLSNLDTTLEGTPDDMTVVDAASLRRQIIKLNRRLQLLEEENKERAKREMIMYSITVAFWLLNSWLWFRR
- the MFF gene encoding mitochondrial fission factor isoform X9, with product MSGAAFPSPAAEMAEINRLQYEMEYTEGISQRMRVPEKLKVAPQNADLEKGIQEGFPNASVTMQVPERIVVAGNSEDIPFSRPPDLDLLQSTPFKPLALKTPPRVISLSDRPLDFLDLEKPPQQTPQNEEVRSVGRLKRERSMSENATRQNGQLARNDSMWHRSDTVPRNKMPRFQSPLSTKDCTYGLSNLDTTLEGTPDDMTVVDAASLRRQIIKLNRRLQLLEEENKERAKREMIMYSITVAFWLLNSWLWFRR
- the MFF gene encoding mitochondrial fission factor isoform X11, giving the protein MSGAAFPSPAAEMAEINRLQYEMEYTEGISQRMRVPEKLKVAPQNADLEKGIQEGFPNASVTMQVPERIVVAGNSEDIPFSRPPDLDLLQSTPFKPLALKTPPRVISLSDRPLDFLDLEKPPQQTPQNEEVRSVGRLKRERSMSENATRQNGQLARNDSIYGLSNLDTTLEGTPDDMTVVDAASLRRQIIKLNRRLQLLEEENKERAKREMIMYSITVAFWLLNSWLWFRR